A DNA window from Nitrospira sp. contains the following coding sequences:
- a CDS encoding Alpha-E domain-containing protein (MaGe:77310986), with amino-acid sequence MLSRVASSIYWLNRYIERAENYARFIEVNLNLSLDLPRGTAEQWEPLVATTGDHEVFAQRYGKATKEAVIEFLTADAANPNSIQACLVAARENARSVREIISTDMWEQVNRFHLMVKGAVSNGLTSQNLHSFLSDVKSASHLFLGSTDATMSHGEGWHFARLGRLLERADKTSRILDVKYFMLLPTVAEVGTPFDIIQWAALLKSASALDMYHKHFGRISPDGVARFLILDSTFPRAIRYCLIKSEDSLHAISGSEHRSYQNHADKRLGRLRAELDFGDVEESLADGLHEFLDHFQTQLNQVGNSIFDTFFAPRPIHSTLTGAETQ; translated from the coding sequence ATGCTGAGCCGCGTTGCAAGCTCGATCTATTGGTTAAATCGCTACATCGAACGGGCGGAGAACTATGCCCGGTTCATCGAGGTTAACCTGAATCTTTCCCTCGATCTGCCGAGAGGCACCGCGGAGCAATGGGAACCGCTGGTCGCCACAACGGGCGATCACGAGGTTTTTGCCCAGCGATACGGCAAGGCAACGAAGGAGGCCGTGATTGAATTTCTCACGGCCGACGCGGCAAACCCCAACTCCATTCAGGCCTGCCTTGTCGCCGCGCGGGAAAATGCGCGGTCCGTCAGGGAAATTATCTCCACGGACATGTGGGAACAGGTCAATCGGTTTCACTTGATGGTCAAAGGCGCGGTGTCCAACGGGCTGACCAGCCAGAACCTCCACTCGTTTCTGTCCGACGTCAAATCCGCTAGCCACCTGTTTCTCGGCAGCACCGACGCGACCATGTCTCACGGCGAGGGCTGGCACTTTGCCCGGCTCGGCCGGCTTCTCGAACGGGCGGACAAGACCTCCCGTATTCTTGACGTGAAATATTTTATGCTCCTTCCCACTGTAGCCGAAGTCGGCACGCCTTTCGATATCATTCAGTGGGCCGCGCTCTTGAAATCGGCCAGCGCGCTCGACATGTACCACAAGCATTTCGGACGCATTTCACCGGACGGCGTGGCCAGATTCCTGATTCTCGATTCGACATTCCCGCGCGCGATCCGCTATTGCCTCATCAAGAGCGAGGACTCGCTGCATGCTATTTCTGGGTCTGAGCATAGGTCCTATCAGAACCATGCGGACAAGCGGCTGGGACGCCTTCGGGCCGAACTGGATTTCGGCGACGTCGAGGAAAGCCTTGCAGACGGCCTCCACGAGTTCTTAGATCATTTCCAGACCCAGCTCAATCAGGTCGGAAACAGCATTTTCGACACATTCTTTGCGCCTCGCCCGATTCACAGTACATTGACAGGAGCGGAGACCCAATGA
- a CDS encoding Peptidase (MaGe:77310987), which produces MTFCLGMKVEDGLVGIADTRVTTGAECITAGKVSIHQHGRHSMFLMTSGLRSVRDKAVTYFEEAISEGDQTFDKLFKAVNVFAAQIRRVSEEDGDALDKAGLVFNLHALVGGQLENDQEHKLYLIYPQGNWVEVSEGTPYCIIGETGYGKPLLDRVLRYSSSLETAMKVGFLAFDATRTSSASVAYPIDVVLYRHGTFDIIEHRFGKDDLVEISSWWQSRICDSVEKLPSTWANRLLETLPQETRPSAADQTGTAAP; this is translated from the coding sequence ATGACTTTTTGTTTAGGCATGAAAGTAGAAGACGGCTTGGTAGGCATTGCCGACACTCGCGTCACCACCGGGGCTGAATGCATCACGGCTGGGAAAGTATCGATCCATCAGCATGGGCGGCATTCCATGTTTTTGATGACGTCTGGCCTTCGGTCCGTGCGGGACAAAGCCGTCACCTATTTCGAGGAAGCCATCAGCGAAGGCGATCAGACCTTCGACAAGCTATTCAAGGCGGTGAACGTCTTTGCCGCACAGATCCGCCGAGTGTCCGAAGAAGACGGAGACGCGCTCGATAAAGCCGGATTGGTTTTCAACCTGCACGCCTTGGTCGGGGGACAGCTGGAAAACGACCAGGAGCATAAACTTTACCTCATATATCCCCAAGGCAACTGGGTGGAGGTCAGCGAAGGCACCCCCTACTGCATCATCGGCGAGACTGGATATGGCAAACCGCTGCTAGATCGGGTGTTGAGATACAGCTCCAGCCTGGAGACCGCCATGAAAGTTGGCTTTCTGGCCTTCGATGCCACGCGGACCAGTTCAGCCAGCGTCGCATACCCCATCGATGTCGTCCTCTATCGGCACGGCACATTCGACATCATCGAGCATCGTTTCGGGAAAGACGACCTGGTTGAGATCTCCTCCTGGTGGCAATCACGCATTTGCGACTCAGTGGAAAAGCTGCCCTCGACCTGGGCGAATCGCCTGCTGGAGACCCTTCCGCAAGAAACCAGGCCTTCCGCCGCCGATCAAACGGGCACGGCAGCGCCGTAA
- a CDS encoding ATP synthase epsilon chain (MaGe:77310988) gives MAGKILLEVVTPEKQLLSQQVDEVIAPGSEGEFGVLPGHCYFLSTLRVGELRYRIGEQTNYMAILWGYAEVTPTKVTVMAEIAEKAEDIDVTRAQAAVEKAEQRLKAGGLPSEVKEAEISLEKARLRKKIADRAHKSGHA, from the coding sequence ATGGCTGGGAAGATTTTGTTAGAGGTGGTGACTCCGGAGAAGCAGCTGCTGAGTCAGCAGGTGGATGAAGTTATCGCGCCTGGCTCGGAAGGCGAGTTCGGGGTATTGCCTGGCCATTGCTACTTTCTGTCCACGCTGCGCGTTGGCGAACTCCGCTATCGCATCGGCGAGCAAACGAACTACATGGCCATCCTCTGGGGCTATGCGGAAGTGACACCGACGAAAGTCACGGTGATGGCCGAGATTGCCGAGAAGGCCGAAGATATCGATGTGACTCGTGCCCAAGCGGCGGTCGAAAAAGCCGAGCAGCGCCTGAAAGCCGGCGGGTTGCCATCGGAAGTCAAAGAGGCCGAGATCAGTCTTGAAAAGGCCCGTCTCAGAAAAAAGATCGCAGACCGCGCGCACAAGTCCGGTCACGCATAA